In Nematostella vectensis chromosome 2, jaNemVect1.1, whole genome shotgun sequence, one genomic interval encodes:
- the LOC5521656 gene encoding ras-related protein Rab-5B, producing the protein MAANRGGAQRPNGATMGKICQFKLVLLGESAVGKSSLVLRFVKGQFHEYQESTIGAAFLTQTVCLDDTTVKFEIWDTAGQERYHSLAPMYYRGAQAAIVVYDITNQDTFARAKTWVKELQRQASPNIVIALSGNKADLASKRMVEYEDAQSYAEDNGLLFMETSAKTAMNVNDIFLAIAKKLPKSDNTPGGQQSSQRNQGVNLRETSPQHSGGCCK; encoded by the exons ATGGCTGCAAACAGAGGAGGTGCCCAGCGACCCAATGGTGCCACTATGGGCAAGATATGTCAGTTCAAGCTTGTGTTATTAG GAGAATCTGCTGTTGGTAAATCAAGTTTGGTGTTACGGTTTGTCAAGGGTCAATTTCATGAATACCAAGAAAGTACAATTGGAG CTGCATTTTTGACACAAACTGTCTGCCTGGATGATACAACTGTGAAATTTGAGATCTGGGACACCGCCGGCCAGGAGCGTTACCACAGTCTTGCCCCAATGTACTACAGGGGAGCCCAGGCAGCCATAGTGGTCTATGATATTACAAATCAAGATACTTTTGCAAGAGCAAAGACATGGGTAAAGGAACTTCAGAGGCAAGCTAGCCCAAATATAGTCATTGCACTCTCCGGGAATAAAGCTGATTTGGCAAGTAAAAGAATGGTGGAATATGAG GATGCCCAGTCGTATGCTGAGGACAATGGATTGTTGTTTATGGAGACGTCTGCCAAGACAGCAATGAATGTAAATGATATCTTCCTGGCAATTG CAAAGAAATTACCTAAAAGTGATAACACTCCTGGAGGCCAGCAATCATCACAGAGAAACCAAGGAGTCAACTTGCGAGAAACCAGTCCTCAGCATTCAGGGGGGTGCTGTAAATGA